One Malaclemys terrapin pileata isolate rMalTer1 chromosome 9, rMalTer1.hap1, whole genome shotgun sequence DNA window includes the following coding sequences:
- the LOC128843510 gene encoding tumor necrosis factor ligand superfamily member 10-like, which yields MDSQQQNNQQYFRSDSSDSSACMMGSGTGHKDEPGSGKRRKKHCSPVWIAMAVMSILALQIASTTGLFVYFTMSISKLKAQTQGSSEELKCLQLINRLQEVSDLEELIGNQSCLKLASSIKSYVTMVTENIIHSNALKEARRSYFNSSSGQLATRAPGKPSAHLTLRQQSPSQDGSSAHFGELSQSCRHPITRWEDKTMHSHLQNITYRDGKLRVSQAGKYYIYSQIYFRYPSEGVAARVSGHQLVQCINRETSYGQPILLLKGVGTKCWAPEADYGLHALYQGGLFELKAGDELFVSVSSLAIDYDDTAASYFGAFRLEL from the exons ATGGACAGCCAGCAGCAGAATAACCAGCAGTATTTCCGATCGGATAGCAGCGACTCCTCAGCATGCATGATGGGGTCCGGAACAGGGCACAAGGACGAGCCAGGCTCcgggaagaggagaaagaagcaTTGTAGCCCGGTGTGGATCGCCATGGCTGTGATGTCCATCCTGGCTCTGCAGATCGCCTCTACCACGGGGCTCTTCGTATATTTCACCATGTCGATATCCAAG TTAAAAGCCCAGACACAGGGGAGCTCAGAGGAGCTGAAGTGTTTGCAGCTGATCAATAGATTGCAGGAAGTCTCAGACTTGGAGGAACTGATTGGCAACCAGTCCTGTCTCAAGCTGGCCAGCAGCATCAAATCCTACGTGACCATG GTGACAGAGAACATTATCCACAGTAACGCACTGAAGG AAGCCAGGAGGAGCTATTTCAACAGCTCCAGTGGGCAGCTGGCTACAAGAGCACCTGGCAAGCCTTCTGCCCACCTCACCCTCCGGCAGCAGAGCCCTTCCCAGGACG GAAGCTCAGCACACTTTGGGGAGCTCTCCCAGTCCTGCCGACATCCCATCACCAGGTGGGAGGACAAGACCATGCACTCACATCTCCAGAACATCACCTACCGGGATGGCAAGCTGCGGGTGAGCCAGGCGGGCAAGTACTACATCTACTCACAGATCTACTTCCGCTACCCCAGCGAGGGCGTCGCAGCCCGCGTCTCGGGGCACCAGCTGGTACAGTGCATCAACCGCGAGACCTCCTATGGGCAGCCCATCCTGCTACTCAAGGGCGTCGGCACCAAGTGCTGGGCACCCGAGGCAGACTATGGCCTGCACGCCCTCTACCAGGGTGGCCTCTTCGAGCTCAAGGCCGGTGACGAGCTTTTTGTCTCCGTCTCATCCCTGGCCATTGATTACGACGATACAGCGGCCAGTTACTTCGGGGCCTTCCGGCTCGAACTGTGA